The Sedimentibacter sp. zth1 DNA segment TGCTAATTGCAATGGCGTATAATATGCTCCTCTTAACTTTTGCTCTGTATTATCTTTTTTTAATTTCATTGTCTTTAATCATCCTTTAAGAATTCAAGCCTATATACTTTATTTATATTTATTTCAATTGATTTAATAAGTTTAATTTTTTTTCGTTCAAGTGTAGTAACAACACTTTTTTCAGGTTTTTTTATTAACTGCTCATTAATTTTATAAATCTCTCGTGTCTCTTTTACAACAATATCATATATTTCTTTTTGCTCTGGAATATTAAAATCTAGTTCAACAAACGGTAACATTTTCAAAACATCACCACCACGAGCAAAATAACCACCTTCAAAATCACTACCTATAATCTGTAATATGCGTTCCGTGTGTAAATTTGTAAGCCATGCTTGAATATACTCTAACTCATACGGACTATCTTCTTTAATAGTTATGGCACAATATCCTGCTGTACCTCCAACCGATATTAACATATTCTGAGTATCATATGCATACATAGGAGCTTTGCTCATAATTCCAACAATTAGCTTTATTCTATTAGCAAATGATGAAAGATGCTGATTCCTGCCATATTGATACCAAGTATCAGCTGTTGCATAAGGAACTTTTCTTTTCCCTTGTGGTGCTATTCCTCGTGGTACAAGATCATCATAATTATCAAGTAAATATTTGTATGTACCGCTATATTTAGTTTTTATTATATCTTGAGCAAATAAATGCCCATTAACATCATATGGAAATATAATCCATTTATCGGTTTGCAAGATACTATAAGTATTTAATCCCTTTTCGCTTTTTTTAACAGGTTTAAAATATGGTCTTAATATATCTTTTTCAATAGTATAAGTCTTATTGTTTTTAAAAATAGTAAATGTATTTTCATCTTCCTGCAGAACATTTTCTAATGAAAACCAATATGTTTTATTAGTTTCTGCGCTTGTTTGAATTCCTCCAAAAATATCAACATATTTTGTAATTGAAACAGCAACATTATCTAATTTCTTCAATAAATTCAAGAAATCAAAATCAGTAGTCAATCTCCAAGGATATTCATTAAGTATAGTGCTTTTTAATACAACAGAACAATTCTCTTCTCCCGACCATAATGCTGCGGAGGACTTTACCTTTGCATAATTAAATTGTTCACAAATCTGTTTTTGCATTAAAATAATTGAACTATAAATTGTTTTGTCAGCAAAAAGTTGTGCATCACCAAAATCATCTAATGAAACCAAAAACTGATTTGTCGATATAAGCTTTCTCAACTTTTGACCAGCTCCAATTTTAAAGAACTTATTAGGAATAATGTAACAAACATATCCTCCATCTATAACTTTTTGAATAGATCTTTCTACAAAAACAAAGTATTTATCAAACTGCTTATAAGCAGTTTGATAACTTTTTTTGTATAAATCAAATTCAAGTTGAGCTAGAAGATTATGCATACCTTCTGTATTTACGTATGGAGGATTTCCAATAATAGCATCAAAAGATTTACCACCATTAATTAAATTCCAATCAAATGGTGCAATTTCAATCAATTCTTCATTTGAAACATTCATCTTTGCTAACTCATTACTGCTAATTAATGAATTACCATAAACAATATTATCATCAATATTAGGTAATATTGGTGAACAAGATTCTACAGATGGATTTGATTCATCCTCTATAAGTTTAATTAATAATGAAAATTTCGCAACTTCAACAGCATGAATATCTATGTCTATACCAAAAATGCACGAAGATAATATTCTTTTTTTATCCTCTAGCGGTAATTTTTTGCGCCCTGAATCTAATTCAATCAAATAATCAGGCTGATTTATCTTGTACCACTCTATACAATACTGTATCAAATAATTATAGGCTTCCTCCAAGAATATTCCAGACCCACAAGCAATATCCGCAATTTTTAATTTTTCCACTTCTTTTGGTGCTTTTCCTGAACATAATCTACTTAAAGTTTTTTCGACCATATATTTGACAATTTCAGTTGGAGTAGTTACAACTGCTCTATTAACACAATCTTTCTTCTTTTTCAGGATAATTGTATCATTATCAGAAATAGATAGTTGTTCTGTTAAAAATGCCTCATATATTTTTCCAAGTAAGTTTGGCTCAATAATATTAAACATATATGGACTTTGAGGATAATAAAGGCTTATAATAATATCAATAATAATTTGGTTATTTAGATCAAAAATTATATTTTCACCTTCAAATATTCCAGAATTATATCTTCTATCTGCTAAACGGAAAAGTTCCTCTAATTTTATTTTTACCTGTTCACCATTAATTGTGTCCTTTAATTTATGATATAATGGTAAATTTCTGTCTTCACATATTCTCAAAAAAACAATTTGATTTATAAACTCCTGTACCACATCATTAAGCTTTCCTATTGAACGATATTTTTCAGATGTACTGTATAAATAATTACTTAATGATAATCTCCAGTTGTTAATTTGCTCTAAAAATAAATCGTCAACTTGTTTTTTATGTCTTTCTGAACAGATAAAATTATTTACACAAAAGTTATCAAAAACACCATTATAGATATTATCACGAGATAAAAGCTCTTCTATTTCATTAAATTTACTTGAGTATTCGCTATAGTGATATTTACGATATAACGCTACAGAGCAATTATCGTTTATTTCCGGAACATAAGTAGTATCATACACAATTAAATATTCAAAATTTGTTAGCACAACTATCTTATGATTTGCATTCCAGCCATACTTTCTTGCTTGAAATGCCGATTCAAATACTTTACTAATATCAACTGCCGGTTTCTTTGCTTCAACAAAAAACTTTGTAACTCCCTTCAATGTTAATGAGTAATCTGGTCGGTCTGTTTCAGTTGAATAATTCTCAACAATAACTTCCCTATATTGAGGAGGTAATGCTTTTTCGTTAGATACATCCCATCCCAACAGTTTAAGCAATGGATCAATATATTCAATCCTGCAAGAATGTTCATTATAATGCTTATTAGCGTCATGATAATA contains these protein-coding regions:
- a CDS encoding Eco57I restriction-modification methylase domain-containing protein, with translation MNKIEQIESLTRKFEENLEYYHDANKHYNEHSCRIEYIDPLLKLLGWDVSNEKALPPQYREVIVENYSTETDRPDYSLTLKGVTKFFVEAKKPAVDISKVFESAFQARKYGWNANHKIVVLTNFEYLIVYDTTYVPEINDNCSVALYRKYHYSEYSSKFNEIEELLSRDNIYNGVFDNFCVNNFICSERHKKQVDDLFLEQINNWRLSLSNYLYSTSEKYRSIGKLNDVVQEFINQIVFLRICEDRNLPLYHKLKDTINGEQVKIKLEELFRLADRRYNSGIFEGENIIFDLNNQIIIDIIISLYYPQSPYMFNIIEPNLLGKIYEAFLTEQLSISDNDTIILKKKKDCVNRAVVTTPTEIVKYMVEKTLSRLCSGKAPKEVEKLKIADIACGSGIFLEEAYNYLIQYCIEWYKINQPDYLIELDSGRKKLPLEDKKRILSSCIFGIDIDIHAVEVAKFSLLIKLIEDESNPSVESCSPILPNIDDNIVYGNSLISSNELAKMNVSNEELIEIAPFDWNLINGGKSFDAIIGNPPYVNTEGMHNLLAQLEFDLYKKSYQTAYKQFDKYFVFVERSIQKVIDGGYVCYIIPNKFFKIGAGQKLRKLISTNQFLVSLDDFGDAQLFADKTIYSSIILMQKQICEQFNYAKVKSSAALWSGEENCSVVLKSTILNEYPWRLTTDFDFLNLLKKLDNVAVSITKYVDIFGGIQTSAETNKTYWFSLENVLQEDENTFTIFKNNKTYTIEKDILRPYFKPVKKSEKGLNTYSILQTDKWIIFPYDVNGHLFAQDIIKTKYSGTYKYLLDNYDDLVPRGIAPQGKRKVPYATADTWYQYGRNQHLSSFANRIKLIVGIMSKAPMYAYDTQNMLISVGGTAGYCAITIKEDSPYELEYIQAWLTNLHTERILQIIGSDFEGGYFARGGDVLKMLPFVELDFNIPEQKEIYDIVVKETREIYKINEQLIKKPEKSVVTTLERKKIKLIKSIEININKVYRLEFLKDD